Proteins encoded together in one Centropristis striata isolate RG_2023a ecotype Rhode Island chromosome 6, C.striata_1.0, whole genome shotgun sequence window:
- the hapln3 gene encoding hyaluronan and proteoglycan link protein 3: MLPGLQRPLLAALLYLLPGGLSRLPGYSNGFHYQDISNGNGNGEIYFNGVRLHVESPQHSVSATRGSSVTLPCHYHYEPELNTPRRTRVKWSWLPANTATAPVTPEAIARETEVMVAMGNRHRSYGSFRGRVRLRRSVPGDMSLVINELQLNDTGRYRCEVIDGLEDDSVTVELELRGVVFPYFSQKGRYHFNFFGAQQACQDQDATLATFEQLYAAWEEGLDWCNAGWLADGTVQYPITAPRDGCGGVDLAPGLRSYGQRHRLLHSYDAFCFSASVKGTVYFLKQRTRLNFTEAVQACSRDGSQISRVGQMFTAWKLTGLDRCDAGWLADGSVRYPITKPRDNCGPPEPGVRSFGFPPPYLKFGVYCYR; encoded by the exons ATGCTCCCCGGcctgcagcgccccctgctggccgctCTCCTCTACCTGCTGCCCGGCGGACTGAGCCGCCTGCCGGGATACAGCAACGGTTTCCACTACCAGGACATCAGCAACGGCAACGGCAACGGAGAGA TTTATTTTAACGGGGTCCGTCTCCACGTGGAGTCCCCGCAGCACTCGGTGTCGGCCACCAGGGGGAGCAGCGTCACGCTGCCCTGCCACTACCACTACGAGCCGGAGCTGAACACGCCGCGCAGGACCCGGGTCAAGTGGTCCTGGCTGCCCGCCAACACCGCCACGGCCCCCGTCACCCCCGAGGCCATCGCCAGGGAGACCGAGGTCATGGTCGCCATGGGCAACCGCCACCGCAGCTACGGCAGCTTCCGGGGCCGCGTGCGCCTGAGACGCTCGGTGCCGGGCGACATGAGCCTGGTGATCAACGAGCTGCAGCTCAACGACACGGGACGCTACAGGTGTGAGGTCATCGACGGGCTGGAGGACGACAGCGTGACGGTGGAGCTGGAGCTCCGGG GCGTGGTGTTCCCGTACTTCTCCCAGAAAGGACGCTACCACTTTAACTTCTTCGGGGCCCAGCAGGCGTGCCAGGACCAGGACGCCACCCTGGCGACCTTCGAGCAGCTCTACGCGGCGTGGGAGGAGGGGCTGGACTGGTGCAACGCCGGCTGGTTGGCCGACGGGACGGTGCAGTATCCAATCACGGCGCCGCGGGACGGCTGCGGCGGCGTGGACTTGGCTCCCGGTCTGCGCAGCTACGGACAACGCCACCGCCTCCTCCACAGCTACGACGCTTTCTGCTTCTCCGCCTCCGTCAAGG GGACCGTGTACTTCCTGAAGCAGCGGACCCGGCTGAACTTCACGGAGGCGGTCCAGGCGTGCTCCAGAGACGGGAGTCAGATCTCCAGGGTGGGCCAGATGTTCACGGCCTGGAAGCTGACGGGTTTGGACCGCTGTGACGCCGGCTGGCTGGCCGACGGCAGCGTGCGCTACCCCATCACCAAGCCGCGGGATAACTGCGGCCCGCCGGAGCCCGGCGTCCGCAGCTTCGGGTTCCCGCCTCCCTACCTGAAGTTTGGCGTCTACTGCTACCGGTAG